One region of Vibrio sp. FE10 genomic DNA includes:
- a CDS encoding endonuclease III domain-containing protein yields MTPSHRNAISPNDLILRVFDILEKHYGYFDWWQRNDPYEIILGAILVQNTNWKNAEKALTNLGDKCNPRSVAEMDLEELGQKIRSSGYYNQKAIKLKAVTEWFSKYQYDMSVVRAQDKDQLRKELLEVKGIGGETADAILVYAIGKPSFVIDAYARRVFTRNGLDVPKSYEKFRALMESTIPLDTKRYGFYHGLLVEHGQQFCNPKPKCQVCPLNQDCVKAGVGA; encoded by the coding sequence ATGACGCCAAGCCACCGTAATGCCATCAGTCCAAACGACTTGATACTCAGAGTGTTCGATATACTTGAGAAACACTACGGCTATTTTGATTGGTGGCAAAGGAATGACCCTTACGAGATTATTCTAGGCGCTATTCTGGTTCAGAATACCAACTGGAAGAATGCAGAGAAAGCACTCACCAATTTAGGCGACAAGTGCAATCCAAGGTCAGTCGCAGAGATGGATCTTGAGGAACTTGGCCAAAAGATTCGCTCCAGTGGCTATTACAATCAGAAAGCCATTAAGTTAAAGGCAGTCACGGAATGGTTTTCGAAATACCAATACGATATGTCTGTAGTCCGTGCTCAGGATAAGGATCAATTGCGTAAAGAGTTATTGGAAGTTAAAGGGATTGGCGGTGAAACGGCTGATGCGATCTTGGTATACGCGATAGGTAAGCCGTCTTTTGTGATTGATGCGTACGCGCGAAGGGTCTTCACTCGTAACGGACTCGATGTGCCTAAATCGTATGAGAAGTTTCGAGCCTTAATGGAAAGTACAATCCCTCTGGATACAAAAAGGTACGGCTTTTATCACGGCTTACTCGTCGAGCATGGACAGCAATTTTGTAACCCCAAACCGAAGTGTCAAGTTTGCCCA
- a CDS encoding LysR family transcriptional regulator, giving the protein MANWEGVSEFVAVAERESFTGAAQKLATSVAQISRRVANLEERLAVKLLNRTTRKVSLTEAGQLYYQQCKLLVEGLEIAELAVTQMQSTPKGLLKVTAPVTYGERQLAPILHQFLKLHPQVELELMLTNQKLDLIDSGVDVAIRLGRLEDSSLVAKKLSQRQLYVCASPEYIESYGEPHTLSELSHHQCLVGGFEHWRFKENGRPRSVRVNGRIKCNSGLALLDAAKQSIGLVQLPEYYVSEDLDSGELVEVLSDYRDDKEGIWALYPQNRNLSSKVRLLVDFLSEQLD; this is encoded by the coding sequence ATGGCCAATTGGGAAGGGGTAAGTGAGTTTGTTGCAGTGGCAGAGCGTGAAAGCTTTACTGGTGCCGCGCAGAAGCTTGCTACGTCAGTGGCTCAAATCAGTCGCAGAGTGGCAAACCTTGAAGAGCGCCTCGCAGTGAAACTACTCAATCGAACGACTCGAAAGGTTTCTCTTACCGAAGCCGGGCAGCTCTATTATCAGCAATGTAAGTTGTTGGTCGAAGGCTTGGAAATTGCGGAATTAGCCGTAACGCAGATGCAATCCACACCGAAAGGTTTGTTGAAGGTGACTGCGCCCGTGACCTATGGCGAACGTCAACTCGCCCCGATACTCCACCAATTCTTAAAGCTTCACCCGCAAGTAGAGCTCGAGCTGATGCTGACCAATCAAAAGCTTGATCTTATCGATTCTGGCGTTGATGTGGCGATTCGTCTTGGCCGCTTGGAAGATTCAAGTCTTGTGGCAAAGAAGCTCTCCCAACGACAACTCTACGTGTGTGCAAGCCCTGAATATATTGAGAGTTATGGTGAACCACATACGCTTTCTGAGTTAAGCCATCACCAATGCTTGGTCGGTGGTTTTGAGCATTGGCGTTTTAAAGAAAATGGTCGTCCGCGTTCGGTTCGTGTGAATGGACGTATCAAGTGCAATAGTGGTCTAGCCTTGCTGGATGCAGCGAAGCAGAGCATTGGCTTGGTGCAATTACCAGAGTACTACGTGAGTGAAGACCTTGATTCTGGAGAGTTGGTTGAGGTGCTATCTGATTACCGAGACGATAAAGAAGGGATCTGGGCACTCTATCCGCAGAACCGTAACCTGTCTTCAAAGGTTCGCTTATTAGTCGATTTCCTATCTGAGCAACTGGACTAG